In one window of Propionispora hippei DSM 15287 DNA:
- the hisG gene encoding ATP phosphoribosyltransferase, with product MTSSDMEYLTIALPKGKLFEPSVKLLAELGYTAEGLSENSRKLVIVNETKKIKFIITKTADLPTYVEYGAADIGIIGKDVLLEEAKHVYELVDLKFGYCRLMVAVPQALKQEKFSDYAHMRVATKYPNIAERFFHSMGIQVEIIKLNGSIELAPMVGLAEMIVDIVETGRTLKENQLIEVAQIEPATARFIANRVSFKMKFDRINQLTKDLQELVTRGGVK from the coding sequence ATGACATCCAGTGATATGGAATACTTAACGATTGCCTTGCCCAAAGGCAAACTGTTTGAGCCTTCGGTTAAATTGCTGGCTGAGTTGGGCTATACGGCGGAAGGCTTAAGCGAAAACTCACGTAAACTTGTCATCGTAAATGAAACCAAAAAAATAAAGTTTATCATCACCAAAACGGCTGATTTACCGACTTATGTGGAATATGGCGCCGCTGATATCGGAATTATCGGGAAAGATGTATTGCTCGAAGAAGCAAAGCATGTATATGAATTGGTTGATTTGAAATTTGGCTATTGCCGTCTCATGGTGGCTGTGCCGCAGGCGTTAAAACAGGAAAAATTCAGTGATTACGCTCATATGCGAGTAGCGACGAAATATCCCAATATTGCGGAACGCTTTTTTCATAGTATGGGAATTCAGGTGGAAATTATTAAATTAAACGGATCAATCGAGCTGGCGCCGATGGTCGGGCTGGCGGAAATGATTGTTGACATTGTAGAAACCGGCCGTACGTTAAAGGAAAATCAATTGATCGAAGTGGCGCAGATCGAACCGGCAACGGCGCGCTTTATCGCCAACCGGGTCAGCTTTAAGATGAAATTTGACCGCATTAATCAATTGACCAAAGACTTGCAGGAACTGGTCACGAGAGGTGGCGTAAAGTGA
- the hisD gene encoding histidinol dehydrogenase: MKTVFAGELSNAELEALLKKPAFDTVELGEKAKARIAAAFGEELTAAQVVERIVGDIRAKGDQALLAYTEKIDGVRLDAQDLEVKAAEIDAAYRQVDADVLASLRKAIENVRSFHAEQLPKTWLTTREYGSMLGQKCIPLERVGVYVPGGTAAYPSSVVMNAVPAAVAGVKEIIMVVPPARDGSVNPLYLIAAREAGVTRIFKAGGAQAIAALAFGTATVPKVDKITGPGNIFVTLAKKAVYGYCDIDMLAGPSEILIVADQTADPQYIAADMLSQAEHDVLASSIVITDSRTLADAVRQAVEAQLELLPRKEIAALALERNGLIIVTDTLQAAMDLANLSAPEHLEIITAEPFRLLPYVRHAGAVFLGAYSPEPLGDYFAGPNHVLPTGGTARFYSVLNVETFMKKTSIISYTPEALAAVSADIIRLAEAEGLTAHARAIQVRS, from the coding sequence GTGAAAACTGTATTTGCCGGGGAGCTGAGTAACGCAGAGCTGGAGGCATTGTTAAAAAAGCCTGCCTTTGATACGGTGGAATTAGGTGAAAAAGCCAAGGCGCGGATTGCCGCTGCCTTTGGCGAGGAACTGACTGCCGCTCAGGTGGTGGAACGAATTGTTGGCGATATTCGGGCGAAGGGCGACCAAGCGCTGCTTGCCTATACGGAGAAAATTGACGGAGTCAGGCTGGATGCGCAGGATTTGGAAGTTAAGGCAGCGGAGATTGACGCTGCTTACCGGCAAGTGGATGCCGATGTTCTGGCTTCCCTGCGCAAAGCCATAGAAAATGTTCGCTCGTTCCATGCCGAGCAGTTGCCGAAAACCTGGCTGACTACCCGCGAATATGGTTCGATGCTTGGCCAAAAGTGCATCCCTTTGGAACGGGTTGGGGTGTATGTTCCCGGCGGCACGGCGGCCTATCCTTCTTCGGTGGTTATGAATGCCGTACCGGCGGCAGTGGCCGGAGTCAAAGAAATTATCATGGTTGTGCCGCCTGCCCGGGATGGCAGTGTTAACCCTCTGTATCTGATAGCCGCCCGGGAGGCCGGTGTCACCCGGATTTTTAAAGCCGGCGGAGCACAGGCTATTGCGGCACTGGCTTTTGGTACGGCCACCGTACCCAAGGTGGATAAGATTACCGGTCCGGGCAATATTTTTGTAACCCTGGCGAAGAAAGCCGTTTATGGCTACTGTGATATTGATATGCTGGCCGGCCCCAGCGAAATTCTGATTGTTGCCGATCAGACGGCTGATCCGCAATATATTGCGGCGGATATGCTCAGTCAGGCTGAGCATGATGTACTGGCCTCCAGCATCGTCATTACCGACAGCCGCACACTGGCCGATGCGGTGCGGCAGGCCGTAGAGGCTCAGTTGGAATTGCTGCCGCGCAAGGAAATTGCAGCACTGGCGCTAGAACGAAACGGGTTGATTATTGTGACCGATACGCTCCAGGCAGCGATGGACTTGGCTAATCTATCGGCGCCGGAGCACCTGGAGATCATTACGGCCGAACCTTTTCGCCTGTTGCCTTATGTGAGGCATGCTGGCGCGGTGTTTTTGGGAGCTTATTCACCGGAACCGCTGGGGGATTACTTTGCCGGACCTAACCATGTGTTGCCAACCGGCGGGACAGCCCGTTTCTATTCGGTGCTTAACGTAGAAACCTTTATGAAAAAAACCAGTATTATTTCCTATACACCGGAGGCGCTGGCGGCGGTCAGCGCGGACATTATCCGGCTGGCTGAGGCCGAGGGACTGACTGCCCATGCCCGGGCGATTCAGGTTCGATCATAA